A genomic segment from Planktothrix sp. FACHB-1365 encodes:
- a CDS encoding fasciclin domain-containing protein, which translates to MNPQNHTQKLKQITVFFSAVGVILGGSVPVEAQLYNHTLTNFVNIAQIPATTSLDIVDTVVSAGEFTILTQALQAADLVDILKAEGPFTIFAPTDKAFSELPPGTLENLLKPENKAELVKILTYHVVPGKVLSTDLKSGEVETVEGDTINVQVGASVKIDNATVIKADVPASNGVIHVIDTVILPN; encoded by the coding sequence ATGAATCCTCAAAATCACACTCAAAAATTGAAACAAATAACAGTATTTTTTAGCGCTGTTGGGGTGATACTCGGCGGAAGTGTACCCGTTGAAGCGCAACTGTACAATCACACCTTAACAAACTTTGTTAATATTGCCCAAATTCCCGCTACAACATCACTGGATATTGTGGATACGGTGGTGAGTGCGGGTGAGTTTACAATTTTAACCCAAGCCTTGCAAGCGGCGGATTTAGTCGATATCCTGAAAGCAGAAGGGCCATTTACAATATTTGCACCAACGGATAAAGCATTTTCAGAACTTCCGCCAGGAACTTTAGAAAACTTACTCAAACCCGAAAATAAAGCAGAATTAGTCAAGATTTTGACCTATCATGTTGTTCCGGGAAAAGTATTGTCAACTGACCTCAAATCTGGGGAAGTCGAAACCGTAGAAGGAGATACCATTAACGTACAAGTGGGTGCATCGGTAAAAATTGATAATGCAACAGTGATTAAAGCTGATGTTCCAGCTAGTAATGGGGTAATTCATGTCATTGATACCGTAATTCTACCCAACTAA
- a CDS encoding fasciclin domain-containing protein translates to MNNLTAYQNPGKRVGLLSLLSFLMLGTISPVVAAEAQISPHSKLVDSQDIAQLPIPKEVIKAVGGDLASMILSDERFTILAAILQTTGLLDALKKGDFTIFAPTDEAFAKLPQEILEAILKSKDLSKITDLLKYHVIPGKVTATDLKAGEVTTLEGDSITVGTNNNQIQVEDARVIDSDIPASNGVIHVIDKVMVLPE, encoded by the coding sequence ATGAACAACTTAACAGCATATCAAAACCCCGGTAAACGGGTCGGACTTCTTAGCCTTTTGAGTTTCCTAATGTTAGGAACAATTTCCCCCGTTGTCGCCGCAGAAGCTCAAATATCTCCTCATTCAAAACTCGTTGACAGCCAAGATATCGCCCAACTTCCAATTCCTAAAGAAGTGATTAAAGCTGTGGGTGGAGATTTAGCCAGTATGATTTTATCCGATGAGCGTTTTACAATTTTAGCAGCGATTTTACAAACAACCGGATTATTAGATGCTCTAAAAAAGGGAGATTTTACAATTTTTGCTCCAACGGATGAAGCCTTTGCTAAATTACCCCAAGAAATTTTAGAAGCTATCCTGAAATCAAAAGACTTGAGTAAAATCACTGATTTATTAAAATATCATGTTATTCCAGGGAAAGTCACCGCAACGGATTTAAAAGCAGGAGAAGTAACAACTTTAGAAGGAGATTCTATTACGGTAGGAACTAATAATAATCAAATTCAAGTCGAAGATGCCAGGGTAATTGATTCTGATATTCCGGCGAGTAATGGAGTTATTCATGTTATTGATAAAGTGATGGTATTACCTGAATAA